Genomic DNA from Plasmodium yoelii strain 17X genome assembly, chromosome: 3:
aagagaaaaaataaaaaatataaagaagagaatgaataattaatatattattcgaagagagtgactatttcaggaacagtaataatgatttatatattttaagaaactgtctattgggaagtaatttttgcataatttttatatagtttttatgttttggAACCCATGTcggggttagggctaagtattatatatttatttaattttttataatttgaacactaatttaatatgtgTACCATTccatatgtttaatcacaagatgaaattaaaaatccaaatatgcaaccaaaaggGGGCATAAGCTAATATGTAATGAATTGcgtaacatattttataagttataatatatataattgtgtgTTCATGctgatttaatatgattaaaataaaatgtctatattgcatatattaatatagatattgattatatatgaagtCGTATTATGGAATACCATAAtttcctattatataaaccttgataacccagagttatattgaattaagcatatcataatatgtttctttatttgatgaaaattttacttagtaaaacttataacttgtatcatatttatttttctttaaatcatgttatccaactgaaatgtaataatagatatttataaaatatagatacatGGAATATCGACTGGGAATCGAAaatacaacgttatctataaaaggcattttatgcatctaacattttagtaatgcataaaaaatgcactatagatatattataataaatttataaatatatataacactcattttttttcatttcattaCTTTGCATTTATGCTAATGTTCTAATTTATATTGATATAAatagttttatatacattaatttatttactataaaggtataatattagattaatcattattaatttttaaattttatattttgaggtataaataaattattttttaaaatattaaaaaataaaatataagtatattaataaaattgaatcctatagttttttctatcaattataaataatataatagatatgatgtattattactatatgcctatatatatagtctaataaaatgttctactaataattaatattaaatattgttttattgtgaaataatcatataattaaatattaattttgtcgaaaagacacataataatacattataaatgaattatttttgtatatttgttAACGATTCAATTTGGAATatgttgttatatattttaaaaaagtggataaataaagaaaaagttaaagattcaattcatgttaattccattttattattccatattaacttgtattatattattagtgtttattaaataataattttttaatctaAACAACATTACGTcatcatagaattaataaaatatagaatttttaataaattatttgaatgtatatacattgataactataatagtataatacataaaattaaaatgaaCTATGGAAAACATTTAACggatatttatctaaatttatatattaaaagagcaaatatatcttatctctctcctcttaaagggcaatataacaacctaattaaacatagttttctattatactttaaaatttcatcagtaagtatttatatgttatatatttaatatctactaagtattattttaaaaactatTTACATTCAAAGGCTTATTTATGATTATAAATAGCATAATAAGTGTTGGCTCATTGTTAATTGGTATTTTAACAGAGGAAAGGgtgcgtaaaatatattataaaattactaaataaggtatatttctaaactgaagtatataggaataaaaatagttatatgattcattaaaatggattatgaatttatctatattaaataaaaacaatattaaaattatgtatatgcaattaaaaaagtgaataattatacttattttgtaaatgttatagttttataaaaaactatattatataaaataagaaaaaaaatataaaaatttaatatattaaaaaaaattattatttatatacttttaaggattatagtaataatataattttttattttttagatttatacagtatcTAAGTTTTAGAATAgaaatcattaaaacataagatataaatatattccttttctatgttcaaacatactttaaattcattataaaagtatattcatattcataataatgttataccatattttattaataatagtcttttttgtataaaatgcatcatatttatatttaatcaaactGTATTAAGCAATCCtatatttaaggtaattcagataattgttataaaataagtataatatgattttagtaatagTACTGTGTTATTatcttatattaatttaattattgaaaaacttataatatatttaactacaaacagttgttatatatagggttaaagtatttgcTTCACATGTTGGGGTGAGTCTATATAAAACAGAATGAttctactcaatttacaaatcaaaaataagattccattataatgaataaggaagtggtatatacatttgttaataatattaatttccTTCACAtgttttgatattgtattatatttaaatatcattaaactttattttaataaaatgttcaataatatacatttctaataactgtttttaaatgttttcttagtgtgaaaAGTTCGAGAACCTATGGAATGATTTTCCCGATAAATTGgagaataataaatatcatgaatttaaagataataattttttaaatagttattgtaataataataattgtgaAGGTAatctcgataaaattaatgctggatgtttatttttgtttaataaatTCTTTGGGAGTTCTGGTGTGTTTAAGGATAAtgcaaaaaattatatcaatgctgttgaatacattatcatatggttaagtcatatgttaaacctaaagGATAACACAGGCAACAttctaaaaaatttttatgaaatatatataaaaaatcaagaaaagtataaaaatacTATAGATGGTGTTGATGGTTGTAGAAATTATAATGatcttatatataaaaaaaaagaattgaTGGAAATTACTAATGAAAAattgtctaaattttatgctccatttaaatcattatgtaacatgtataATGGATTTAATGATAGCACGTCAGATTGCACAAACTGTTTGAATGATGCTAATGAAtttgctaaaaaatataaagaacttAATGAGGATTCTAGTATTACTAATGATAGTACCTGTAATAAACTATTGTGtactttatcaaatgattatgataattttaaaaagaaattcAAAGACAGTTCATCCTTTCCAACGATAAAAAAACCAAATATTATTCCAAAATGTCCTGAACAAATTTCTGAACAAAATTTAAGAAGTTCTGGAGTAATTTCTGAAGATGTggcatcaagttcgtcgatagcaaacaaattatttacagttttatcgatatttggtgcaatagcattttttttaggaatttcttataaggtaataataagtaattaaaaaaaaaattattatatatattcaaacattaacaaacaATCAtacgcttcttaacattttatattagtattcgttatttggatttcgtaaacgatttcaaaaacaaaaattaagagaaaaaataaaaaaaataaagaagaaatgaatcattaatatgtaATTCGAAGAGTAGTGATAATcccaggaatagtaataatagttgatatattttaagaaattgtctatttggaaataagtaatttttataataatttttgcataatttttatatagttattATGTTGTGGGACCCATATATGGTTTAGAGttacatattatattgtaattTAACTTTTTATAACTTGAACagtaattaaatatatgtaccatcccgtatgtttaatcaagAGATGATGCTCAAATATGCATACCAAAATGTGGATAAGCTAATATGAATTGGgttgtataacattttttcataagttataatatatataattaaatgatcatatcgatttaatatagttaaattaaaataactatattacatatattaatatagatattgactatatatgaattcatattatatatatcataattgcctattatataagtCTTGATAGCCCAtagctatattgaattacaCATAACatcatatgtttctttatttcatggaatattttatttagtaaaacttattatttatatcatatttattttaatttaaatcatgttatacaactgaactgtaataataaatgttcataaaatatcgatttATAAATaccgatcgagaatcgacaatgtAACATAGTCTATAAAAGATTgttatgcttctaacattttttgaagtgtatataaattggaaatatattattagttaattgaaaaaatataagtatattaataaattttcatatcatatttaaaatagttaaaaaataaaatataagtatataataaaatttaatgttatagtttgttaTAATGCTTATAAACAATCTAGtacataaaattaatgttattattatatcccTATAAATATAATCTATAAAATACTCTgctaataactaatatttaaataatattttattgtgaaaccttcatataattaaacattaatattatcgaaaagataaataataatacattaaaaggtatcaatattatatattttgttaaaaattaaatttgggatttgtaattttatattctaaaaagtTGAATAAATAGAGAAAATGGTAAATGATCAATTAATGTTAAAtgtctttttattattccgtattagcatatattatattatcgaTGTTCTACCATagaattcataaaatataaaatttttaataaattattttaatgtatatCCATTGATaacaataacaataaaatatataagataaaaatgaacagtGCAAAACATttagcaaatatttatttaaatttatatattaaaatagcaatatatcttatctctctcctcttaaaggataatataacaacctaattaagcatcgttttctattatactttaaaatatcatcagtaggtatatatgtttaatatttactaagtattattttaaaaacaatctaCATTCAAAGaattatttaagcttataaatacgggttcagtgctaatttttgttttaaagaatggaaatgatgggaaaatatattataaaattacccaataaggaatacttataaattagaatatgtaggaataaaaataaagttatttaaaatgttaaaatataattggaatgtatatatattaattaaaagtaatattaaaattatgtaatttggatagaaaatgaaagatataacttaatttgaaaatactataattaaaaaaaaactatattatatattataagaaacaagtatataaatatttaatatattttaaaaaaatattatttatatggttttaaggattataataataataaaacttttttatttttaaatttatacagtatttaagttttagggCGTTGTTTAcgttctatattaaatcatatgtataagtatatattttttaaattcattataaaagtatatccatttttataataaagttataccaaatgttagtaagaatagtcttttttgtataaaatgcatcatatatacatatggcaAAGTGTATAAGCAACCTTCTGTTTAAGGCAATTTAGCTAACTtctataaaataagtataatatgattttagtaatactaatgtattattattttatatgaagttaaaattaagaataatatgtcTAACGAAAGATAACTGCTACGTAAAAAGATTAAGTAAATATACCATATATTctatgcaatatatataaacaacaTCACCCCGCATAATCTCCAAATTATAAcagaatttcattataatgaattctAAAGTGGTATATATcctttttcttatattattcgtATGCTGTATtactataaattatattaattttaattatagtaccatttatattaatacattttttgtttaattcgtaaaatatattcgtagtGTGGTATAATTAATACGGCTGATAAATATGTTGTTGATGATCCGAACAACCCGGGAGAATATAATTCTACGCATTTGTTAAAAGCAGCTTTCTCTAATATTGACTGTAATATTGATGACCAAAAACTTAGCTCTGGTTTTATAGCATTGCTAAAATTACTTAATGatattgataataatgaaaatttagaGGGTGATAAACTTGTGGAATATgctattttatggttaagttataaactagatcaaaaaaaagaaaatgaaacgACCAAATTAGaagatttttataataaaaatataaaaacaaatagttGTTATGATCAGAAAATAAATGCTGATAGTAATAGTAAGATTAACAAGAGTgttatatgtaaaaaaatagaatcgATGAATAtcgatattaaagatatatctaatttttatgatgcatttaaatcattatgtaacatgtCTAGTGAAATTGATGCAAATGACTACGAATGCAATAAATGTTTAGAAAATGCTGgagaattttttgaaaaatgtgaaaaacttaaaaatgcttttgatattaataaaggaaGTTCTTATTTACAACTATTGTCtagtttatcaaatgattataaaaaatttaaagagAAATATAATTCTAAATGTAGTAATATCTCACTTGTAGCTTGTCCACGAAGttcaataataaaaaatacactaatTGCAATTGCAATTACaattgcaattatatttattgcaGCATCAATTTTCTTGGGTAttgcttataaggtaaataataaagaattaaaaaattatttacattatatatatgtaaacgttaacaaaaaaataatacgcttcttaacattttatattagtattcgttatttggaattcggaaacgatttcaaaaacaaaaattaagagaaaagctaaaaaatgtaaagaagagaatgaatcattaataaattattctgGACATGAcgattgatttattttaagaaactgtctatttcgaagtaatttttgatcatagtttttatattgtttttatgttgtaGGTCAGGATTGTGTTTGCGGAACCCATATTGGGGTTAggattaagtattatattgtattaattttttataatttgaacactaatttaatatatgtaccatctcatatgtttaatcacTCGGTAAAGcctaaatatgcaaccaaaaaagggtcacataacattttttcataaattataatatatataatttagtgttcatatcgatttaatatggttaaaaaaaatgtctatattgcatatattaattcatattatgatatatcataattatttattatataaagcttgttaatcataattatattgaattatgcataaaataatatgtttctttgtttgataaaacattttatttagcaaaaattatttgtatcattttt
This window encodes:
- a CDS encoding PIR protein — encoded protein: MNKEVCEKFENLWNDFPDKLENNKYHEFKDNNFLNSYCNNNNCEGNLDKINAGCLFLFNKFFGSSGVFKDNAKNYINAVEYIIIWLSHMLNLKDNTGNILKNFYEIYIKNQEKYKNTIDGVDGCRNYNDLIYKKKELMEITNEKLSKFYAPFKSLCNMYNGFNDSTSDCTNCLNDANEFAKKYKELNEDSSITNDSTCNKLLCTLSNDYDNFKKKFKDSSSFPTIKKPNIIPKCPEQISEQNLRSSGVISEDVASSSSIANKLFTVLSIFGAIAFFLGISYKYSLFGFRKRFQKQKLREKIKKIKKK
- a CDS encoding PIR protein — encoded protein: MNSKVCGIINTADKYVVDDPNNPGEYNSTHLLKAAFSNIDCNIDDQKLSSGFIALLKLLNDIDNNENLEGDKLVEYAILWLSYKLDQKKENETTKLEDFYNKNIKTNSCYDQKINADSNSKINKSVICKKIESMNIDIKDISNFYDAFKSLCNMSSEIDANDYECNKCLENAGEFFEKCEKLKNAFDINKGSSYLQLLSSLSNDYKKFKEKYNSKCSNISLVACPRSSIIKNTLIAIAITIAIIFIAASIFLGIAYKYSLFGIRKRFQKQKLREKLKNVKKRMNH